The Apium graveolens cultivar Ventura chromosome 10, ASM990537v1, whole genome shotgun sequence nucleotide sequence aactATCAGTTGCTTTGACGAGGTAGGAAATTAGGTACTCTGCCCAATTAAACTTGCACAAATCATCAATATTGCTATCCAACTTAAGAAGTTATTTGTCAATATATGCATGTGTTGGTGTTCCAAACATGACATTTGACAAAACTATAACAAAATTCAGTTTAAAATTCTCAGTCAGCCCTTGACCATTCATTAGATCGACCATCATTCCATTCGTAATTTGTTCCCTTTTGTCACCAAGAAATTGTTCTAAGCACAGTTCAGTCCTCTTCTGGTACTTGTCTCCTGATGCCAGTATGATAGAGTTTCCTCCATATGGGATTCCCAACACATCAAAAATATCTTCCTCAGTGATTTGTATGTTTGAATGTTTCAGCCTCAAAGAAACATTGTTATGGTCAAAAATCTGAAATATGTTATATGCAAGCTTTGATGACAACAACTCCAAACAGAAATCGACTAGATGCTCAAATCCGGAATATCTAACCCATTTCTTTTGTTCTTCTGAGAGGTAGTATACCATTTGGATGAAAAGTCTTGGAGAATTCCTGATTTTTAAATCTCCTTTTTATTTATTGATATGCACAACACCTTCAATCTGGttgatattttttaaaatataaaaaaatggtAAAGACTATAAAAGGAAGCATAAGAATTTACTTTTATTATCCATATGATTTACCTCAGTGTCCAGTTTTGCAACTTTCTTCTTCGAAATTCTCAAATTTGCCCTTTTTCTCTTTATCTCTTTATCTTCACCTTCAATGTTGTCCTGTTTATAAAATTGCAACTTTAATAGTGATACAATATAGTGATTAGAATGTGTAATTTATTGATTACTATGTACTGTTTAGTGAATAACATGTTTAATATAGTGATTTTTTTTACCTTTTTCTCTGTCCTCTTCTTCCACTTGTTCATTTTTGGCTTCTTGCTTGCTTCTTGCTCCTGAAATTGATTTTGACTGTCTtgtattttattttcttcaaattCCATTTCTTCTTCAACATTGCTTTGAATAGTCTGTTTTGTCTGGTTACAAAAATTAATAATTCAATATCTAGCAATTACTGtctataatttaaaatttaactaaatttaacagtttttaattttttagggTTTACCAACTCCTTAAataggttttaaaaatatttatatttttttactAAATAGAAACTAGGATAAATATTACATCTATTTAGGGTTTAAGGTTTGGGGTTTATGGACTTTAGAGCCTAAACCCTAACTTAGTATAGGTAGGGTTTAGGGCCGTTAGGCCCTAAATACTAGAAACCAGATTGTATAAATAATGATTACATtctataatttaaaatttaactaAATTTAATAGATTTTAATTTTTTAAGGTTCACCAACTCCTTAAataggttttaaaaatatttacctCTTTTTTTACTAAATAGAAACTAGGATAAATATTTGCCGAAAATGGCTTTCATCAATGTTGTAACATGTTAATACAATACCTTGTATTGGCTTGGTAGTGCGTTTTTCACCTTCACTCGATTGAACTCATCCTGAATTTGCTACATTTCACCCTTCTTTTTTAACTGTGATGACAcatcctttttctttttctacgTAAAATTAAAAAGAATGTAAGTACCCTTCCTATGacatttttattaaggaataagtAAATGTAAATTACCACCATTGTTCGGAGGCTGACTAAATGTCGAGGCCATGCTAAGTGAGAACCAACACCTTCGCGAACTTTTTCTATTTCACCAGATATCGGTACAAGAACTAATTCATCTGGTTGTATGTGTCCGTCAACCGACACACGAACGTGTCCAGGCATTAGTGGCACTCCATGTACTGTAACACTCATTTCTTCATCATCGAAAAGCGTACCAAAAGCAACTTTATTTTCAATGCTATCGACAGTCAGCTCACAAATTTGTGGACCCTACAATTATGAATCATAAGTCTATATGTGTTTCAAATCCTAGAAAATAGATTGTATAAATAGTGATTTCTATGTACTACTTAGTGATTACTATGTGTAACTTAGTGATTAGTATGTAAAGTTTTAGTGAATAACATCtgtattataataattttttaccTTTTTCACTGCCCTCGTCTTCCACTTGTTCATTTTTGGTTTGTTGGATGGTTCTTGCTCTTCAAATTGTTCTTCACTTTGTTGTATCTCTTGTTGTTCAATCTCCATTTCATCTTGACTTTTTTGTGTCTCATGTTCTTCCTGAATATCCTCCTGAGTAGTCTTTGGTGTTTCTTGTGTTGATATTTCATCCTACatagtttttttttaattattagtATCATATAGGGGTGACAAGTAAGGCGAATAAGAAATGGAAAATCTGCAGACTAATCTGGTAAATtacaaataataaaataagtgtAGAATACATACATCGTTGTAGTTTTCTGGTCTTCCTGCAGTTTGCTTAAATTTTTTATTTGGTCTTGTATAAACCCTGATTTTCTTTACTGTTTCAGTATTTTTTCTTGGAGGAGTATTTGGAACTGTATCATTTATAAGAATTATAAAACTAATGGAACTATGAAATTAGTGTAggaaatttttaaatatattatacCTTGTTCCATTGTATCTTCTTGATTTGTCGAATCTTCCAAGTCAACAAAGACAAGTGTGGTTTGTCTTATTTGCCGAGTTGATTTTCTTATCCTTGAACTTCGCCATGGTGTTACTGTAGAAGCTCCTGTAAAGATTGAACTCAAACATAACAATTTTCTCAGGATTCATACTAGAACAGAACAGAGCAAAACTCGGCTAGTTTACGACACTAGGGCCAAGCACATAAGAAACTTTGGCACCAATGGCCAAGTATTTTGTTCAGTTCACTAATACAGGCAAACAGCTACCATGCACTTCAAAGAATCTATAATTATCTTTGTATTACTTTAAATCTCAGTTATCATAAGGAATTTAGTAAATAATCACAACCTACAATAATCTGTACACTTTTTTTTCCACATCCCCGGTTCAAGAAAAACAAAAAACTTAAGTGCCTAGTTTCAAGAAAAATTAAAAGTGAATGACTCTAAATATGTGATTTCAAGATTCTTCAAAAGCAGTTTACTTGCATTTAACTTACATAAGCAAAAGTAACAAAAGTTTTCACGAAAGAAACATCAACATTAATAAGAATCTCCATTCCACAGTAACAACGTTAAACATAACCATAAATAGCAATACCAGCCCCCTATTGGGTTGGGTTGGGTTGTGTTTCTAGTATTTATTTTAAGCCTGTTTCTATTTAAACAACCCCCTAAGGGATATGGTCAAATAGAAACCAACCTTATTCTAAAAATTAGAAATCAATGATAACCACTAATTTTATAGCTTGAATTGAATCTCCACCACACAAATTTTATCAACTCATTCTCTCTCCTCCCTCCAATTTCACGTGACTCCCTCTGTGTACCTTGTACCCTTGAGTAAATAATTTTATTCctgtttttaatttaattttttcatTAATCGACAAACCTTTTTTAAAATATGgcttcactatatttttctccatctctcaaCGATCAATTTGTATACCATATTTGCTATATTCTGACGATAATCACTATTTATACTTAACAGTATCACTAAACCAGAATTACTATAATTTCAGAACTTTCTTAATTTTAGTGATTCTCGTAAGCATAATTAGTGATTCAAGATCTAGAAATTACTATCTAAATTTAAATTGGAACTTAATTTAGTAGTTGTTAAGTTTTTATGGTTCACCAATTCCTTAAATacgttttaaaaatatttagctCTTTCTAATAATAAGAAATTAGTTGATAAATATTTCATCTATTCAGGGTTTAGGGCCtaggccctaaaccctagagCCTAAAGGCCCTAAACCCTAGAGCCTAAACCCTAACTTATTCtaggccctaaaccctagaaaCCAGACCGTGTAAATAGTCAATTCTATGTACAATATAGTGATTACTATGTGTAATTTGGTGATTACTATGTACTCCCTATGTCTCATTCATTTCtatacactttccttttttggatgtcccattcatttctatacatttcaaacttaccgaaaatagtaaaaatttaataatataaaaatcaactacatccactacttacTCCCACTACACTCACTTTATCCATTAAATATTGATTCGTCCCACCACTTTACCCAACTTTATACTTTCTTCTCACTAAAGTATACTTTTCCTTCTCTCTCATCCCACTATCTTACCAAAATTACTAAAATTAACATTATTTTACTACTATGTCTTTTCCTCCGTGCCCAAACAATTTGTATACAAATGGctgggacagagggagtatagTTTAGTGATTGTCGTCATATGATTTAGTGATTGAAGAGTATATGCTCTCGGACCttctcatttgttttgtttttttatttatttgGGCTTAATAAAACCATAGCGCACATAAATGGACCAGGCCTAACAAAATTCAATATGTATTTCTGTTCCTTTTATGTTATTAGTTAAATTAGCTAAATTTTAGTGATTCTCATAagtataattagtgatttatcgctggaatataacacatatggtattcATACCGATCGTTGAAGGATATacaaaaatacagtgaagtcaaattttttaaaaaaactcgTTGAATAAGAGAAACAATTAATTTAAAAAAGAGGGAATCAGTGGTGCATGTGTAACAGGTGCATGTCAGTCATGTGTGGGTTGTCAGGCGCATGTAAGTTTTATTGGGCTGAGCTTGTTcctaatttttattttaagacAGTTTCTATTTGAACAACCCCtattaatatatatttgaaaGTTTGGAATTTTTTTcggaatttaattttttttaatcctTGGAAAAATCTATTTTTCAAAATTGTTTTGTAAgaaaaatactaatttttattttttttgcatAAATACGATTTTACAACTTAATTTAACTAGAAGCAACCAAATGCAATCTTTTATATAACCATAATAATTTCCAATTATCTTTTAAAAAACGTGAAAATAGCGAGGATGGTAAAATCGTAGGAAAACTTAAAATAAATAGtttatttttcaataatttctcaCAAAATGTAACATGTTGTTTTTATTTAACACTTCTATGtaactattttttttaaaatactaCTATACAACTCATGCGGTGCATggttatttttataattatatattgtaaatcataATTTTAATATGTAACCGATGGGATTCGAACCTTATACTTCTtgaataataatttttaagaGTATATCTAGTGTCTCATAAATTTGATTTGACGATTCTGAATTGAGTGACCGATAATCAACAATCAAAGTTTCAATATATcgtatttaatataatagtatatattaaccaattaattatatataatgtTTTATATTCTAGCAGGATTTAGTCGTATAAAGCAAATCCAACTTATTGGCTCTCCGATGCTCTAATTAAAATTTAAGATTTTGACATAAAAATTGGATCGAAATAGGCTCCCTAAATGATTTCTTAAAATTGTAACAgtcaatttttattttattttcaccaatattagaattttatattattatctTGATTGGAGCAAAATATAAGTTTTTTTAAAGGACATGTGAGCTATGATCAAACCCAAAACCTGACCCGGTACTAAAGAGAATAAATTCTGCTATCCAACCTCGGAGCAAAATATAAGTTAGTTGTTGTAAAATACTAGATATAACAGTATTATATCGAACCTATGTAGAAAGTAAATAGAGCAGATAGAGAGATGAAGAGAGCTGAGCAAAGAGAGAAAGAAGCAAGCTAATTGGGACATCTTTTTCATTCACAGATGCAAGCTATCTATAGGAAAACAAAGGGGACATGTAATTAATGTTCATATTAACATTTCTACACCTAAAGCTTAGCCCTACTATTACAATATTTGACCACATGGAAAATCAATTCATAACACTCCCCTTTGATTGTCATTGTGGTATGGATCATAGACCGCCTCGTTAAAAACTTGTCAAAAAAACCCAGTGGGATAAAAACTTTGACGAAGAAAAAAGAGTACAATCTCCCCTTGGAACAACTAATCATTCTCTGAATTTTGTTAAAACAAATCCTTGAGTCGACGCATTCCAATGTTCTGTCGTAATTTCTCAAATGTTGAATTCGGTAATGAATTCGTGAATAAATCAGCAAGGTTGTCACATGACCGAATTTTTTGTACATCAATTTCACCATTCTTTTGAAGCtcatgagtgtagaagaattttggtgaaATGTGCTTCGTCCTATCTcctttgatatatccttccttGAGTTGATCAATGCATGCAGTGTTATCCTCAAACATGACGTAGGACTTCTAGTGATGTATGGTAATCCACATGATTCCCGAATATTCTTGATGATAGACCGCAACCAAACACATTCTCTATTGGCTTCATGAATCGCAATGAGTTCTGAGTGATTTGTTGAGGTTGCCACTATAGTTTGCTTCGTAGATTTCCAGGAAATGGTTGTACCGCAATaagtaaacacatatccagtttgtgattttccaaaatGAGGATCTGAAAAATATCCAGCGTCTGCATATCCAATCAACTGAGATGTTGAGTTTTTCGGGAAGAATAACCCAAAATCAATTATTTCACGAAGATAACGAAATATATGCTTGATCACATTTCAATGCCTGTCCATCGGAGCAGAGCTAAATCTAGCCAATAAATTCACAGCAAATGCAAAATCTGGCCTTGTATCATTTGCAAGATACATAAGTGCACCAATTGCTCCAAGATATGGGATTTCAGGACCGAGAACTTCTTCATTATCTTCTTGTGGTCGAAATATATCTTTATCAAACTTTAAAGATCTAACCACCATTGGAGTAGTCAATAGATGAGACTTATCCATGTAAAATCTGTTCAAAACTCTTTTGTATATGTAGATTGGTGGAGGAAAATTCCCGATGACAAGTGCTCGACTTGTATACCAAGACAATATTttgtccttccaagatctttcatttcaaactgTGTCTTTAGGTATATGACAGCTTCATCAACCTCTGTAGCTGTTCCCACAAGgtttaaatcatccacatatacaacaataatCACAAAATCagattataattttttaataaaaatacatggagaaatttggttactaatatacccattcttttgtaaataacgactaagtctgttataccacatacgaccagactgtttcagtccatacaatgatcgttgaaGTTTAATGGAGTATATATGACGATATTTCTTGAACTCGTCCATTTTTAACCCTTCTGGGATTTTCATAAAAAAATCACTATCAAGTGAAGCGTACATGTACGTAGTAACAACGTCCATAAGACGTGTTTCCAATTTTTCTTTAGATGCCATACCTAATATAAAAAGAAAAGTAATTCCATCCATCACTGGCGAGTATGTCTCTTGATAATCAATGCCAGGCCTTTGAGAAAACCCTTGTGCTACAAGTCGGGCTTTATAtctcaaaatttcattcttttcatttcgttttcttatgaatacccatttattCCCAACATGGTTCACACCAATTGGTGTTTGGACAACAGGTCCAAATACTTCTCTTTTACGCAATGAATTTAATTTTATTTGAATTGCGACTTTCCATTTTGGCCAGTCTTTTCTTCTACGGCAttcatccacactttgtggttcaggatcagaatttataAGAAATCCAATGTTGCggaatacacaaatacatcatcgATTATGGATTCACTTCGATCCCATAATTTCATAGCATGTacataatttattgaaatttcatgattgtttaatccCGTATCTTCAGGGACTGGAATCTCTTCAGGAGATAAAACCACTTCAGGGGTATTTGCTTCTTCTGGAGCATAAGCCACTTCCGGggcaattttatttatttttctttttcatggTGCAACATCTTTTGCACCGACCGGTCTACCACGCTTCAGGCGTGGCTTTGATTCTGTAACCAATTCTTTTGTATCTGATTTTTGAATTGGTATATCTATTCTAGATGGAGTATTTACTGCAGATATATGAGATTTAGTTATATTTCTAGAATCGTTAAATGCATCAGGTATTTGGTTTTcaatattttgcatatgaataattcttttaacttcaagttcaCATTGACCGGTACGTGGATCTAGAAAATATAACCCTGATGTATTCTATGTTATGTCAGGATTAACTTTATTTGAatgtttatctccccctaagGGAGGAAACATAGACTCTTCAAAATGACAATTTGCATATCTTGCGGTAAATAAATCTCCGGTTAGAGGCTCCAGATATCTAATAATAGATTTGGAATCAAAATCAACGTAGATGCCTACTCTTCTTTGAGCTCCCATCTTCGATATTTGTGGTGGAGCAATCGGTACATATATAGCACTTCCGAAAATtttgaagtgagaaatattaGGAACTTGACATGGTACTAGTTGTAGCGGAGAATGTTGATTGTAGGAAGTTGGTCTAATCCTAATAAAATTAGCAACATGAAGTATTGCGTGACCCCAAATAGATGTAGGTAATTTTGCTTTCAACAACAACGGTCTTGCAATAAGTTGGAGTCTTTTGATAAAGGACTCGGCTAacccattttgtgtatgtacatgAGGAACTGAGTGTTTAACTGAGATTCCTACAGACATGCAATAGTTGATAAAAGTTGCAGATCTGAATTCGTCGGCGTTATCTAAACGAATTAACTTAATGCAATGATCTGGGAATTGAGctcgtaatttgattatttgggcaagtaattttgcaaaagcatcattacgagttgagagaagacaaacatgagaccatctagttgaggcatcgattaataccatgaagtacctaaatgggccagatgatgggtgtataggtccacatatgtcgccttggatcctttctagaaaagttgggctttcaagctgaactttagtaggggatggtcgagtaatcaattttcctaaagaacatgctaaacatggaaggtcattgttggaaagaactttaaaatctttaagaggatgaccgatagaattctctataatacgacacatcatagagacgccaggatgacctaatctttcatgctaaagtgtaaaagattttggatctatgagtttggaagcaatgacattgtgtaactcaatagttctaattttcatcatatataatcttgaggaaagtgagtgaaaattttctaagattttcttaTTGTTAGGATTAGCGGAAGGAATAAGAAAATATTCTCTATCAGCCTCAGAGGTAGTTTCGATGTGAAAATTGTTGAGTCGGATATCTTTGaaactaagaagatttctagTAGACTTACTAGATTATAATGCATTTGGAATTTGTATGTGGGTACCATTAGGTAGGACGAAAATAGCTTTTCCAAAACCTTCGATTATGTTTGATACGCCGGAAATCTTTCCGACTTGAGCTTCAATTTTGGTTATTTGGGTAAAATATTTTCGGTTCTGTAGAATCGCATGAGTTGTACCACAATCAGGAATACATATATCTTCAGAATCCATTCTGTATCTAATTAAGaaatataatttatttgataaggACATAACACACTACATAGTTCAAAAAAAATAAAGCACACGATACACACTACTATAGTATTTATATGAAATTGGGAGTTTCACTAGGTTCATTCGGACCATTAATGCTTATTCCTCCAGTTGTGATTCTCGGAAAATCATCTATGTTATTGTTGGCGAAATTTGTTTCTAccattttctcttttgatttttGAGAAGATTGGTATAGCTTAACAAGATAATCTGGGGCATGACAATTACGTGTCCAGTGCCCATCCATGCCGCACCTATAGCAAACATTTTCAGTTTTTCCTCCTCGTGGTGCCTTTCTTTTACTCTGTGATTCAGATTGCCACTTCCGGTGATCAGAGTTGTTTTATGGACGAAAATGTCCGTGGCTCCAACCTCGTCCACGGTACCGCCCTTGGCCCCGTCCACCTCTATACCCTTTTCCACGTACATTCTGCTGGAATGACATGTTATTTACTTCAGGTAATGGGACAGATCATGTTGGACGGGATTGATGATTCTTAATCACCAATTCATGATTCTGTTCAGCGACGAGGAGAGTTGATAGAAGATCCCCGAACTTAGTAAATTTGCGCTCCCTGTACATTTCTGCTAAGTTGATATTGTTGGGGTGAAAAGTTGATAGTattttatcgatttttctttTTTCCGTAACTTTCTCACCACACATAATAAGCCTAGAACTTATTTTAAACAAAGCAGAGCTATATGCTCGGACACTCTTAAAATCCTGAAGTCTTAAATTAGCCCAATCATTTTCAGCTTTAGATAGATAAACTAGTTTCTGGTGATCGAACCTATCCTTTagatttttccataaaatatagGGATCCTCGACTTCCCAGTACTCAGATTTTAAATCTTCATGCATGTGGTGTCGGAGAAAAATTATAGAGGTAAAGTTTTCTTCAGCCGCAGATTTATTTTCTGCCTTTATTGTATCACTTTATTTCTTTGAACCCAAATGCAACTTTACATCTTGTacccatgataaataattatcgccagaaatgtccaaggcaacgaacgacaagcttgtaatatttgtcacactaaatctgaattaacacgaaaattattaaattttaattcatcaatgtaaatattacataaaaCCCTAGTTAATGGGGTGCGTTAACAAGTACGCAATAAACaatgtatatatcattattatcattGATATTATAAATAGATCTATATATAAAGTGAAAAATGGATTTTCACCCGCCATACGGACGTCTGCGTATGCAGGTTATCTCCGACCAATAATAAATTAAAGTGGACAATCTTGCATAAGTTAGTTAGGGGCAAAAAGTTATTATCCGATAAGTatgcaatttataaattaagatTCCCACTATACTTCGATATTACCCAAAATTAAATGGTaccgtaaaataattttaataggcggtgctccggccatatatatttaaattattagtagaggttgtaaccacgtctactccgttcatatatatttaaattatatgcagagggtgtaaccacgtctactcatatatatgtatattaaaattaaaattatacctTCTCAGTTTCTACAGGGTTTCGTATTGATAACGTGTTGTAAAATACTAGATATAACATTATTATATCGAACTATGTAGAAAGTAAATAGAGCAGATACAGAGATGAAGAGAGCTAAGTAAAGAGAGAAAGAAATAACTTACTTGGGACATCTTTTTCATTCACAATGCAAACTATTTATAGGAAAACAAAGAGGATATGTAAAAAATGTTTATGTTAACATTTCTACACCTAAAATTTAGCCCTACTATTACAAGCACACGCCAAATCAATTCATAACATTAGTATTGTTATAGTTAGACATATAATATCATATCCCAAGAACATTCTAAACGAATGAATATAATATCATATTTTAAGAGCATTCTAAAAGGATGAAGTTTAAAAATGAAGAATGTTGCTTGAATTAGAGTTTCAAGACAACCTCTTTAAATTTTGATAGAATATTTTTTATTGCCGAACTTCATTTTTTGAATAGAATTATTTACTAACTTAATATATACATAATTTACTGTAACCAGATATATCTATACATTCAAAACCTGTTATCCCCTATTTTTATCGTCATTTTacttattaaaaaataataagatttattaataaataatggTACACACTTCTAAACTAAATTGGTAACTACTCCTAAATTAGGACCATGCAATTCCAACCCCAACTTTTTCCAAATTGATTTATTATAGACacgtaattatttatataaattatatggTTGGATAAacaaattttcaaaaatctaatttttaaATTAAGGATCAATTTAAGTTAAAAAGAATTTATATATACCTCTAAAATAGTTTTACCAATGTCTATGGTAATCTAGTATAAATTTTACTATTACCTGTTCGTCATGGTTAGAAAAAATGTATGGGATTATTGAGTGAGCATAGCAATAAGCCAATAACTTCTTGTGTTAACAAGTGAAATGTCCACGAAGAACATTTCTAAAAAAAGAAATATGAGAGACCAAGGTTGAAGAGTGAATGCAGATGAGAGAAATGAACTCATAGCAAATGAAATTTAGATCTGAAATTTGTTACAAAAACTTGAATTAGGAAATGACACAGCTGGATCATATATATAGTCTAAGTGACTTAATATACAGTAATAACTAAATCACCCTTAACAAAATATAAAATACTGAAAGACTGAAATGCTCACATTAAACGTTTATCATAGTAAAAAAAAATGGGccaagaaaaaaaaagaaaccaatATGTGGAAAATACAATTTTATTGTTGCATATCTGAGGCACCTTTAGTTGGTTGCGTTGTACATTAtttgactatatatatatacactatgCCGGTCGTTAATTTCAATCGCACACAATCGTCAACAAACAGCAACTACAAGCTATTTAAAATTTAATGTTTTCCATTAAACAGCAACATCCATCTGGTGACCAAGGCAAAGCTAATATCACTACCAGATTTATAATCCAATCCACGGTTGCTACTTTTgcaatttttaacatttttgaATTTTGTTAAGATGTCAGCGATGAATCTGATGACTAAAAAACGAGCAAAAAAGAACTGAAATATATTAACGAAGGCCAATCATAATTACAACATCCCATTTGCACTTCACCTTGTTCTTATTAACAACCATTTCAAAACAAAAAGAATAACAACCAAAATAAATATCACCAGATACATTCTTATAATATAAATAGGTAACAGTTTCCACATAAATAAACATTATGAAATAATTACAGGTTTTACTTCCAGGGCCTGATGGACAAAACAACAGCAGCAATAATAATAAGCAACAAAAGAATAGCAAAACAATACCATTTCCTCGAATTCCTCTGAAGCTTCTTCGCTACTTCTAAATGTCTAGTTCCTCCTCTAACATACGAACTCGCTCTCTCGACATGACTTTCGATATTATCCAACTGCTCTCCCTGAGATTCCACCAGGACAGACATGTCTAAGAAAACCTGATGCAGTGCCATCAAATTCTTCTCTATTGCCTGCACAGCATTGTGGCGTTCCTGTATCTCGCTTATCGTGTCCATCACTTGTCCTCTGCCTTGCACTTGAATCGCTTTCTGCAAAAATGTTTCGCTCTCTCCTGTGGAAATCAGGTCTTCCAGGACTGATTCGTTCACGTTCTCACCTGTGACTGTGTAGTACCTGCGCTTGACAGTGTCACGGTACTCGAGCGCGATTGTTTCACGGAGTGTGCTGAATGAAGACATGTTGGTTTGGAGTTTTTTACGTAGGCCGTTGATGACTGAGGTG carries:
- the LOC141691790 gene encoding uncharacterized protein LOC141691790, whose amino-acid sequence is MHEDLKSEYWEVEDPYILWKNLKDRFDHQKLVYLSKAENDWANLRLQDFKSVRAYSSALFKISSRLIMCGEKVTEKRKIDKILSTFHPNNINLAEMYRERKFTKFGDLLSTLLVAEQNHELVIKNHQSRPT
- the LOC141692986 gene encoding syntaxin-121-like, whose amino-acid sequence is MNNLFSSSFSADDENELNPSHVIEMTPTSGENLESFFKDVETIKLQLQNLETHYTDLKSCHEQSKTLHNAQSIKNLRYKMDSHVSNSLKIAKQVKSNLQSLEKANATSRTLPNSGPGSSSDRTRTSVINGLRKKLQTNMSSFSTLRETIALEYRDTVKRRYYTVTGENVNESVLEDLISTGESETFLQKAIQVQGRGQVMDTISEIQERHNAVQAIEKNLMALHQVFLDMSVLVESQGEQLDNIESHVERASSYVRGGTRHLEVAKKLQRNSRKWYCFAILLLLIIIAAVVLSIRPWK